Below is a genomic region from Microcoleus sp. bin38.metabat.b11b12b14.051.
TCGCACCATCCAACTCAGGAATCGCAACTTGCAAAGCAACTTGAATCGGGTGCAAGCCTAAATCGCTATTTTCCCACTCTTCTGTCGTTTGGAAAACTAGAGGCAAAGCCACCATGTAAGGACAGTTTAGCTTTTTCAAAGTCTCGATCGCCTTCGGGTGATCTTGTTTCGCCGGGCCGCCCACCAAGGCAAAACCAGTCAGAGAAACCACTGCATCCACGATCGGCAGCGGTGCAACACCCTTGGGCCCAACTTCCAAGAAAAAGGTTTCAACAGGTTTCGAGAAGTCCAAACCGCCTGCAAAAATCGGTAACACCCGCGCGCCCATTGCCTCGAATTCCTGGACAATTGCGACGTAGTGCGCGTCATCTCCAGTGACTAAGTGAGTGCGCTGCAACACTAAACCGATGCAAGGTGCGAGGGGGTCTTTGAGGTCTGCGGAAATATCTGTGCGGGCATTATACCAGTTCAGATATCCTTTGACATCCTCAAACATCGACGGTGCTAAAGGATGCCAAATCCCCATATCCATGTAGACAACGGGTTCTTGGTATTGTAGGGGCAATCCCCCCGTGGTTGCCCCCTGGCCTTTGAATACGTATTTATGTGACAGCATCAGCAAGAAGTTTTCCAAGTTTTCTTGGGAACCGCCCAGCCAATACTGGAAACTTAGCATGAAGTTGCGGGCATCTTGCGCTTTGTCGATCGGCAAATATTTCAGCACTTTCGGCAAAGTTTGCAGCAGTTTCAGCATTCCGTCTTGGAAGGAACTCCCGGACTTTTCCTTCCGTTTTTTCATAAATTCGCCGATCGCGCTTTTGCTTTGTCCCAACTGCGCCATCGAGAAACTGCCCATTTTATTGAGTCGCATCACCCCCGGCATCGAGGGGAAGACAACGGCGACATCCAAGCTGTCGCGCAGGGGCTCTACAGCCGCTACCACTTTTTCGGCCAAATCTTCGATAAAAATTAGAGAAGCAATAAATACATTGGCATCCGCCACATCCCGCTTGAAAGCCTCGTAATTTTCCGGGCTGCGGAGTTCTTCGATCAGATAGCCACTAATTTCTATTGCCAGATTCGGATTTTTGTTATTTATCGCTCGAACCGCTGCGGAGAGGGCGCTTTGATACTGCGGTTCTAGTACGACATAGACCACCTTCATGAGCGATCGCCCTTGCAAGTTTTCCGGCACGACGTGGCGAATGGTGGGCTTGACGTGAGTGAACATCCGGTTAGGCTCCTTTAAGATGCTGTTTTCGGCAATCGGGAATTTTTTATCCCCTAAGCATTTTTACCAGAAAACGCTTGCCATTAGCCGATTTGATCCTGCTAATTACACAATTCGACAAATTTATTGCGATTTCTAGTTACATTATTTTACAAATTCCTTGAGCAACTGCTCCAATTTTTATTTACAAAAATTTACTTGACAGAATACAAAAAATATGAATACAGTTAAATCATGAAAACAAAATAAAGAAGCAACAAATCTTTGAGAAAAATGCTCCTGAGAAAAGTTGCCAAGTTTGTAGAAGTAACGAAACAGGCGATCGAGCAATTAATTAACCGCAGAAAGGCATAAGTTCCAAATATTAAATATTGGATTATGATGAGTCTGCTATTACAAATTTGATATTTTTGTCGGGAACTTAAAAGGATTTTACAAAATCTATAATCTATAAGTTCGCGATCGGCGATCGAACTCAGGTGAAATTAATTGCTGTTGATTGTCAAGCTCATCTAAACCCTAGGGGGAAAACATGGCTAACTACGCAATTTTCGACGAAAAATACTACCTCGCCCAATATCCTTGGATCAAGCCGGCCATTGATGCTGGAATCGTCAAATCTGGGCTAGAACACTTTCAAAAATTTGGCCAAGCCGCCGGCTTAACTAAAGTATCGCGTTATTTTGACGAAAATGCTTACCTTACTGTCAACACAGACATCAGACCCTTTATCCGCACTGTCAATCCAAACGCACCTTTTGCGACAGGTCTAGATCATTTTATCCAGTTCGGTTACGATGAAGGACAGCGCCGGGCCCAAGTATCGCCTGAGTACAACGAAGATTTTTATTTAGCAAACAACTCCGAGCTGCGATCGTTTATAGGCCCCAATGGATCTTTCAAATCAGGCTACCAGCACTTCGTTCAATTCGGGGCAAAAGAAGGTCGTTTTGGAACTTCGTTTTTTGAACCAGAATACTTAAAGAAAAACACCGACATCGTGCCGTTTGTCAACTCCGGAGCCTTGAAAACCGGTCGCGAACACTACTTCAATTTTGGCAAAAACGAACCCAGCCGCTCCGCAACTTTTGTCGGCAGCCGTACCAACGATGTTCTGACTGGTGTTGGCGTCGGGGAGAACGAACTTGTGGGAGTAGAAGTAGGTATCGATCGCAACGGGAACCGACAATATGAAAGCTTTGGCACCAATGAGTTCGATGTCCTAATTGGTGGCCCGGGAATTGATACATTCGTACTCGGAGTTCCTGCTACAGCCGGGAACGTCACTCCGACACCGCTGTATTTGGGTAACGGTCAAGCTACGATTCGCAACTACAACCCAGAAACAGATTTTATCCAACTTCAAGGAAATTCTTTAGACAACTATAGGTTGCTTCCCGTTGGCAGCAATTTGTCCATCCAGACACGTGCCGGAGACGTGCTGGGCGTGATTGAAGGAGGAGCAAGTTTTAATTTGATCTTCCAAGAACTTAACGGTAACGGTACTTTCTTGATTGGTTAGTCATTAGTCATTAGTCATTAGTCATCTCGCCCGAAGAGCGAAGTCGAAGGGTAGTCATTAGTCATTAGCTAATGGTGATGATTAATGATATCAATTCCGGTGTAACCGGAATGATATAGGGAAGACGGCAGTGCCGTCTCCTAATTTCGGCTAATAATAATTCCGATGCTACCGGATTTGATATGACGTTCATTTCCTATGCAAAGTGGGTGCATCTGAATTTTGTAAAGGCGAAGCATTCCGGCAGGCAATTTATTAGTGATCAGTAGAGATTTACTGCCGGAATGCTTCGCCCCTACTAATATATTTGCAAAACAGAACCTATGGATACTCAGAAACCGGGTTTTTTCTAGAATACTTTATTACAGTCTAGATTCTGCTAAAAACCTGGTTTCTGGGTTGTGATGCAAATATTCAGAATCTGACTCACCAAAACTATCAGAAACAAACACATAGCCTCACCATATTTTACACGCTCATTCACCCAAGCCCTCAATACTCTGCGGATCTCCACTCTCAGCAAGTTTAGAGTTGACGATAGACAACAATTCTTGCGGCGAAAACGACTCCAATTCCACAAAATTGCCTGCATCCAGCCACGCTAGTTCTTCTGTTGTTAAACCTAGCCTCACGGCATAAGGCAATTGACGGGCGGTTTCTGCCATTGCTGGAGACTTTTTTACAAACATATTCTGGCTTTCCAATATTTGACAGGGAGAAATGCTCAAATCAAAAATTGTCACATCTTGCTCTGCAAACCAGTCTGAATTAGTCCGCAGTTGGTGGACTAAACTAATACCAGTAGGACTCGCATTGTGTAGCGCATAAACTTTCAAATTAGCATTTTGCCTCAGTATTTTCATCGTAGTGTCAAAGATGCTTTGGGGATAGCCACTGATGCTGAAAATAGCACATTTTTTCTTAACATCGACGTTGTTCGCAATCAGGAATTGGGCGATTTCGTCGCTGTCGCAGATGATTGCCCGATCGCAAATGTAGGTGCTAATTTCGCGATACATGGTGATGGGCAAAGCATTTTGGCGAGGAGTAGGCAACAATTTGTCTATCCTCCCCATCGCCCTTTGCCAGCGTTGCAGCCATTGATTCATCTGCAATTCATTAGTGAAAAGTTCTTCATTAACTGTCTGTAGATGACGTTTTTGTGAGACACCGATCGAGCAGGCATATATACCTAAGCAAAGCACTAGAATTAATCCGACGATAGACAAAGTGATCAGGCTAGTGGGAATGCCTAATACTAAAATAAGCACCCCCAAAACTACTAGGTTGATAGCATTAATTCTCCTGTCGCGAATGCCTTGGTGTAGAGATCTGCTACCTTCACGAAATGCCCGAACCGAAAAATAATTGAAAATAAGAAATGGAGTCACTAATGCTACTTGGAAAAACAGCCAAGGAGATATAGTCACTGATCCTACTTGGGAAACCAGCAAAGGAGGAAGTATTAATAAAAGGATTACCAGAAAAAAGCCGCCTATTGTTATTGCAAAACCCAGCAAAAATAAGTACAGAAAAATCCATATCCATTGATTGACTGATGCTGGCCATTTAAGCTTTTTGTCAATAAAATATAAAAACTGTTTGGGGGTGAAGAATAACACATTTTCGGTGGAAATAGCCACGATCGCCTTTTGGAACAACTGATCGCTAAATGGAATATTTTTATTCGCTATCTTAGGTGGGTTAAACACATACTCACCAGCAAATCCGACACTATCATGGACGGGACTATGCGCTGGCATTAAGCCGTCGTTAGTCTGTCTTTCTGTACTCATAGCCAGTCCAGAGTTGACGATTCGCAACAATCGTGATGGTTCAAAAGATTCGAGCTCCACGAAATTGCCTGCATCCAACCACGCTATTTCTTCTACTGTTAAGTCTAGTCGAACGTTGTAGGAAAGTTGACGGGCTGCTTCTGCCATTGTTTTAGAATTTCGCACAGATATATCACGATCTTCCAAGATTTGATGGGGGAAAATACCCAAATCAAAAATCCTGATATCTTGATTCGCAAACCAGTTTGGATTTGTTCGCAGTTGATTTGCTAAATCAACACCAGCAGGAGTCGCATCGTGCAGTACATAAACTTTAAAATCGGCATTGTGGCGCAGTATTTCCATCGCAGTGTCGAAGATACTTTGGGGATAGCCATTGATGCTGAGAATGGTACAGTTGTTTTCAGAAGCGACGTTGTTGGCAATTAGAAATTGAGCGATTTCGTCACTCTGACAAATAATTGCATAAGTGCTGATTTCTGAATTGATGGTAGCGGGAAAAGCATTTTGAGCGGGAGTAGGCAGGAGTTTTTCTAATGTGCCATTCGCCGTTTGCCAGCGCTCTAGCCATTCATCAACTTGTACTTCATTGGCTAAAAAATGTTCGCAGATTTCTGCTTGGCGACGTTTTTGTAAAAAACCGATTCCGTAGGAGGATAGCCCTAGTAAAGTTGAGGTGATATACCAAGCAGAAGAGTTAATTCTTAGGCTGATAGGAATCCCTGTTAGTAAAATAGTTACCCCTAAATCTTTGAAATTTTCAGCATTAACTATTCTACCGGAAATACCTCGTTCAGGAGATTGGCTATCTTTCACAAATCTCCCTATCCAAGCAAGATTATAAATAATCAACGGAATTAGAAAAAATATCGCAGTCTGGTGAATATTTGGAAAATAGGCTTCAGCTAAAGTAGACATAATAAAGCCACTGAAAAATATCACGAATAAGCTGATAAACAAGTAAGTAGGAATCCACAGCAATCTATATTCTAGGAATGTGTTTTCTGATCTTGATATGGGAGATTGGAGTCGTTTGTGGATCAGATGTAAAAACTGCTTTCGCGTGAAGAATAACATATTCTGGCTGGAAATATCTGCGATCGCATCTTTGAACAGTCGATCGGTAACTAGCAACTTTTTATCCCTGGGGCTAGTGGGTTCAAACACAAACTGATGGTTACAATTGCTACAGCGACTCTTTCGCTGGGCGCGATCACTGAAAGAGCTGTTGGTGTTACACTTGACGCATTTCATATCCATTTCGGTTACTCCTGGTTAATTTAATACATTGGTAGTCATAAACCGATTTTTTTCGATAATATTAAATTTGTGCTCGGCGTGATTGAAGGAGAAGCTAATTTTAATTTGACTTTCATCCAATCTAATGGTAACGGTACTTTTGCGATCGGTTAGTCATTAGTCATTGGTCATCTCGCCCGAAGAGCGAAGTCGAAGGGTGGTCATTGGTCATTAGTTATTAGCTAATACTGATGATTTTTTTAAAGTCGCCATTTTGGTTCGACCAGTAAAACAATCAACGGGCTTAACAATACTTAGCTTGACATACTGAGGTAGTAAAGTTAATAATATTTATGAAGTTTAACTGACAAGTAAGCAAACTAAGCTCGATAGAAAAATTATGGCAAACTATGACATTTTAGACGAAAAATACTACCTTTCCCAATATCCGTGGGTGAAACCAGCACTTGATGCAGGAATCATCAAATCTGGCAGAGAACACTTTGAAAAATTTGGTCAAGCCGCCGGTCTCACCAAAATATCGCGTTATTTTGACGAACAAACCTATCTAGCTCAAAATCCAGATATTGCTCCCCTTGTCCGCAGCGCCAACAATCCAAACGCGCCTTTTGCGACTGGTTTAGACCACTTTATCAAATTTGGTTACGAAGAAGGCCGCAGGCGAGTATCGCCTGACTATGACGAAGCATTTTATGTAGCAAATAACCGAGATTTGCAGCCGTTTATTCAGAATGGAACTTTTAAAAACGGCTACCAGCATTTCATTAAATTCGGCATCAGAGATGGTCGCTTTGGGACTTCTTTCTTGGAACCGGAATACTTACAGAAAAATCCCGATATTCGGCCGTTTGTCGAATCTGGAGCCTTGAAAACAGGTCGCGAACACTACTTCAATTTTGGAAAAAATGAGCCTAACCGTTCTGCGACTTTTGTCGGAAGTTCTGGGAATGACATCCTAACTGGTTCCGGGGTAGGAAATGCAGAATTAATTGGAGTTGAAGTAGGTTTAGGTACAGGTAATGGCTTTGGTAGCGGCCGAGTTTATGAAAGTGATGGCAGTAATGAATTCGATACTCTCATTGGCGGTAGTGGCCGCGATACATTTGCGCTTGGTGAGGAGAACATAACCAGTAGGGGGACGCCACTAGGATCGACACAGTTTTATATCGGGCCGGGTTTTGCTACAATTCGGAACTTTACGAAAGGTCAGGATACTATTCAGCTAGCAGGAGCTATCTCACTATCAGAGTCTTACTTAGATATATTCTCGGTGTTCCCGATTAACAATGGTCGAGATTTAGCTATCCAAACGAAAGGTTTTAGGAACCCGAGAAATGGAGTGCCATCAATCAGTGACTCTGACACGATCGCTATTATTGAGGGCGGCGGAAATCTGACATTGAATCAATTACCATCATCTCCAGCTTTTACATTTTTAATTGGGTAGAAATCTCGCAGGGTTCTCCTGATGTTGTGGTTATCAGTCAGGCAAATTAATTGTCAAGCCATTGCCCTATAAGGCTTTCACTTCAATCTGAATAACGAAGCTATCAGTTACCCCACTTTTTCACCATAAGTCCAGGAGAGCCTCTCGCAGCTATTGCGGATTTACCCGATCGCTGCTGGGAGTGCGATCGCTAATCTTACCATTCAAAAACCGGGTTTATTTGATAAACCCGGTTGCTAAGTCTTTAATGCCGATCGCGCGCCAGCTTCAAAACCTCAACGACATCTTGGTGATGTTCCGAAGATGCCCAGATGAACGCAGTCCAAGTATTATTATCCTTCGCTTTGAGATCGGAACCTCGATCGAGCAAAACCTGCACAACTTCAGTGCGCCCGCTACCCGCCGCACTCATCAAAGCCGTCAAACCAAAAGTAGTTTTAGCATTCACATCCGCCCCCGCGTCCAGCAAAAGCTGTACAATCTCGGTATGTCCGGCAGCAGCGGCACTCATTAACGGCGTCCAACCGTCGTTATCCTGACTGTTAGCCTCCGCGCCTGCTGCGAGCAATTTTTTGACAATTTCCGCATTGCCAGCCTCAGCCGCAGCCGTCAAAGCCGTCGCGCCTTCGTCATCTTTGGCGTTGATATCTGCACCTTGTTCGATCGCACTTTCCACAGCCACAACATCACTCATCTTGACGGCATCAATTAAATCTTTCATAAATTCTCCCTTGTATCCTTTCAAATATTAAGTCCTATGACAGTCGATATTTTAATCCTCTCCAACGGGCCCGGAGAATTAGCAACTTGGGTGCGTCCCGCCGTGCAAGCATTGCGCCAGCAATTGGCAAACAGGGGCACAGAAGCGCGAATCTCGGTGGTGCTTTCCCCCTGTCCGCACGCCACGGGGAAAGAGGCAGAAATCGCATCTAACTACCCAGAAGTGGACAGAGTGCAAGCACCGGAGCATTTTATGCAATTCTTATTATCTGGCAAAACTGCCCAGAATTGGGATTGGTATGAAACCGGAGTTGTGTTATTTTTAGGCGGCGACCAATTTTTTACGGTTGCGATCGGTAAAAGGCTAAAATATCGGACGGTTACTTATGCTGAATGGGACGCGCGGTGGTATCGCTGGATTGATAAGTTTGCGGCGATGAAACCGGAAGTTTTTGCTAAAGTTCCGCAGAAATATGCTGATAAATTTACAGTTGTGGGCGATTTGATTGCGGAAGTAGGCGAGCGCAAATCGGATGCAAAAGATGGCGCACCGGCCGGACGAGAAATAGAATTAATTGGATTGTTACCGGGTTCTAAGGCGGCGAAATTAGCTTTAGGTGTACCGTTGTGTTTGGCGATCGCGCAATCGATCCATCGCATCCGCCCTCAAACTCGCTTTGTAATTCCGGTTGCGCCTACCATAGATGTGCAAACTCTAGCACGTTTTGCCAACCCAGAACAAAATCCTTGCTTACATTTATTTGCCAATGCTAGCGCCCAATTGCATTTAACAGAATCGCCGTTTTTGCAGACAGCAAGTGGGTTGCAGATAGAACTTTGGACTGAGACTCCAGCCTACGATTTGCTATCAGAATGCAGCCTGTGTTTGACTACTGTGGGAGCGAATACTGCCGAATTAGGTTCGTTAGCAATACCGATGATTGTGTTGATTCCGACGCAGCAGTTGGATGCGATGAAGGCTTGGGATGGTTTACCGGGATTGTTGGCAAATTTGCCGTTAGTCGGTTCTGTTTTTGCGACGGCGATTAATTGGTTGATTCTGCAATTGGGAAGGGGAAAGCTGTATGCTTGGCCGAATATCTGGGCGGGGGAGGAGATTGTGCCGGAGTTGATTGGTAAGCTGGAAGCGGATGTTGTGGCGGATCTGGCGATCGACTATTTGAGCAATCCTGATAAATTAGCACGAATGGGCGATCGGCTCCGCAGCGTGCGCGGCGAATCTGGGGCGGCGCAGAAAATCGCTGAATTGGTTTGTGAAGAAATTGATTTTATCAGTCAACTATCAGATCTTTAAAAAATGGTATGACCATAACAAAAATGGTTCGTAGTGTGGACTTTAGTCCGCAATAAGAGCGGACTAAAGTCCACACTACGAACCTTATACCATTTTTTTAAAGTTATGATAGCAGAATAACCGTAGGGTGCGTCAGGGCAGAATTTGACATTATGCAGTCAAATATTTTCTCCCTGACGCACCCTACAAAAATAACTTCGCTGTCAACTGTCAACTGTCAACTGTTAACTGTTAAGCACCCTACAAACTTTGGTACCAACCTAGCCGTTATCGTGCTTGGCAATGATCCAAATGGCGTGAATCATACCGGGAAACCAGAAAAAACAGGTGAGAAGCAGGTTAATCCAAAAATCAGCGCCGATCCCAACAGTCAAAAATACGCCCAACGGGGGAACAAAAATTGCAGCGAGTATGCCAATTAAACTACCCATGTGAGTTACTCCAAATGACTTTTCTCTTACAATTTAACTTCACTGGCCGACAGAGCCTTTCCCGAAAAATTTAGGAGGTGCTGCCATAGTATAAACTTCGGTTTCCTCGGCGATTACCCGCCGCAAGTGACCCGGAACTTGCATCAATCCCAACAGGGTAATCCCGTCTAACATCCGCAACCCGCCGGTAGTTTTATCGGCGAGCAATTTGTCGGTAACTTCTGGTTCGGGCCGCGTATTGATTTCCTGGCTGGAAGCTACGGCAAAACCCCAAGGAGCTCCGTAGGTAGAAATAAAGCTGGTGCAGGATTGAACGTTGGGGAAAACCGATTTCAGGGTATTGACAATGCGGGCGTGCATTTTCATTTCTGCTGGAGAAACTGGGCCTGCTTGGACTACGAAATATCCGTTAGGCGACAGTATCTTCCGAACTTTCTCAAAATACTCTTTGGTAAACAATTGGAAAGATGGGCCTTCTTCAATAGGATCGGATAAGTCAGAAATCACAATATCCCAATCGCTATCAGTATTGTCTAAATAGTCCAAAGCATCGCCGATTACTACTTCCGAACGAGGGTCGTCAAAAGCATTTTGGTGCATTTCTGGCAGGTGTTCGCGGCAAGCTTCTACTACTTCGCCATCAATATCGACCATGACGACTTTTTCAACTGATTTCCAGCGCAGCACTTCTCTAATTGTAGCTCCTTCGCCGCCGCCGAGAACGAGCACTTTTTTGGGGGAACCGTGAGCAATCATGGCTGGGTGCACGAGGGGTTCGTGGTACAGAAATTCGTCGCCGGTACAAGATTGCCATTTACCGTCCAAAACTAAGCCTTTCCCGTAGGTGCCTGTTTGAACTACGTACATTTCCTGATAGGCAGTTTTTTTGTAAGCGAGCACGCCGATGACGCCGTGAACGTAAATATCCCAGGGGGTAATGTACTCGCTCATCCAAAAGTCTGCACGGACTTCGCTACCTGACATCTAATACTCTCCAAATGTAAACTGCTGTGTCGATTTTGTCACAAGTAGTAATTCTTACCACAAAATGGTGCTGGTGTGTAAGTGCGATCGATACATTGGAGTTAAATTTATAGCAGATGTTGAAGGAAGAAGGAAGAAGGAAGAAGGAAGAAGGAAGAAAATCAACGCTTTCAGCAATTTACAACGTGCTCAGCATCGGGGCGCTTGCTATATCGGAACGGTTATTTTCCTTGCTGCACAGGGAGATTGCGAACCGTCTCCAGTAGTCGTAGGGTGCGTCGCTATGAAAAACTCTCGGCTTGCATATCGAGAATCTCATAGCGACGCACCTGACAAACTCTCGGCTGTGCAAACAACCATCCGTTTAACTTTTTCCCAAAACTTCTTTTCTCGCAAAACTTGATAAAAATGGGATTAATACCATTTATAACAAATCGTGCTACCAAACAATTGTTGGGTTTGCTCTCCCCGATGGGTAAGGTGCGGATCTATGAGATTGTCGATTAAATGCCAGGAATTTTTGAGCGCGACACACCCGCTCGATGACTTTTATCGCAAAACTTTATAAAAATGGTATTAATACCTGTGCGTCGGCGCGGGTGCTCTACAAACTTGTTTGTTACAAGGCATTTGTTGCGGGGGCAATTATTTACATTCAAGCCGCTGCTCTAAGTTTGCGATCGGTGTTTATATTGAGTAAATTGGTAAATATTGGCGATCGCACGACCTTAAATTAAGTGGCGATCGGCAAGTATAATTTACTTACGAATCACCAGTATCACACCTAAGTATATGTTAATAAATCATCAGATGTTCGATCTCAAATTTTGGAGAAAATTGAGCCGTAACTTCAAAAAAAGCTTTACCCTTGGCATTGCGGTAGTAACCCTGTGTACAGCGATGTTAGCTAGTTGCACCAAAGTAGAACCCCCTTTGCGAGTCGGTGCCAATGTTTGGCCAGGCTATGAAACTCTGTACTTGGCTCGCAGTTTAGGGTACTATGACAATACCCCTATTAAATTAGTAGATTACCCTTCAGGTACAGAAGAAGTACGAGCCTATCGCAATGCAGAAATTGAAGCAGCCGGGATATCCATCGACCAAGCTTTGGTATTGGCCGCCACCAATCCCGACGTAAAAATTGTAGTAGTTATGGATTTCTCTAACCGTGGAGATGTGATTCTTGGGAAACCAGAGATGGAAAATTTGCAAGGCTTAAAAGCCAGACCAGTAGGTGTTGAATCTACGGCACTAGGAGCATTCATAATTACCCGTGCCTTAGAACAAAAAGGTATGTCACCTAAAGATATCAAAATTGTCTCTTTAGGAGTGTCCGAACATGAACGAGCCTTTAAAGATGGAAAGGTAGATGCTGTTGTTACTTTTGGGTATGCTCGGACAAAGCTGCTAGCAGCGGGTGCTAAACAACTGTTCGATAGTTCGCAAATTCCTGGTGAAATTGTCGATGTTGTGATAGTAAGTTAGGATGTAATTAATTAACAAACAGCCCAAGGCTTTGCAGGCTTTAGTTGACGGTCGGTTTCGCGCCCTAGATTACTTAATAAAAAATCCTCAAGATGCTGCTAGTCGCATAGCTCCCCGCACAGGAGTGACTCCTGAGCAATTCTTAGAATCTTTAAAAGGGCTGAGTAGTCCAAACCTCCAAGAAAACCAAAATTTACTAGGGAAAACAGACCCCTGATTGCTGAATACAGTTCACTTAAGATGTCATTGCGAAACGAAGCAAACAAGAGAGTTTATTTTTCATCGGTTTTCCCTGTCGTCATCTCTTAAGTAAACCGTATTGGATTATAATTCAATACTGTTTACTTAAGAACGATCTCCCTGGCACCTCGCTTAAAAAGGGGGGAACAAGAAAGCTCTTAAAGTTCCCCTACAACCAGGGGGATGCTGCAAGGGATCTCCGAGTATAAATAGTTTTAAGTGAACCGTATTGGATTATAATTAGTACGTCTATTCAAAAAGATAATTGGGTTAAAATCGGTATTAAAGATAATGGATCGGGCATAGATGATGCTGTGAAGACCAAAGTTTTCGATCCTTTCTTTACGACGAAACCAGTAGGTACTGGTACAGGTTTGGGACTATCGGTTAGCTATCAAATTGTGGTGGACAAACACCACGGGAGATTGGAGTGCATATCGACTGTTGGCGAAGAAACTGAATTTGCGATCGAGATTCCGATCGCCAATTCGCGCAGTTAATATATTAGTTTTCTGTTGACTAATGTACAGACATCAGCTATGGAGATGGCGCCTGTCTAAAGCGTGTCAACAAGCGTGTTAAACCCACAGTCCGCCAGGGGTTTAAACCCCTGTCTAATAGCGAAAGTCCTCGCTATGAGGACTCAACCAGTTTCTTTCATCCATAACGGGTGCGAAGCGTCCGTGGAACGCTCTGAAGAGGACTCAAGAACTCATCAGTCCTCTTGAGAGGACTTCAGCTTTGAGGCAGGGGTTTAAACCCCTGCCGGACTCTGGGAAAGCGCGTTAAGTTGGCAGGATGAAAGGCACTGCCCCGTGTCCTTACAGTATTTCAAAGAATTGAAGACTGCTATATCGATCGAGCTAAACTGAGGGATAATAAAAACTCCCCATGACCGCGGCTCCTCCTAGTTTGATGTGAAACCCTATGTCTACTGTCACTTTTGGCTTATCAACCCCCTC
It encodes:
- a CDS encoding calcium-binding protein encodes the protein MANYAIFDEKYYLAQYPWIKPAIDAGIVKSGLEHFQKFGQAAGLTKVSRYFDENAYLTVNTDIRPFIRTVNPNAPFATGLDHFIQFGYDEGQRRAQVSPEYNEDFYLANNSELRSFIGPNGSFKSGYQHFVQFGAKEGRFGTSFFEPEYLKKNTDIVPFVNSGALKTGREHYFNFGKNEPSRSATFVGSRTNDVLTGVGVGENELVGVEVGIDRNGNRQYESFGTNEFDVLIGGPGIDTFVLGVPATAGNVTPTPLYLGNGQATIRNYNPETDFIQLQGNSLDNYRLLPVGSNLSIQTRAGDVLGVIEGGASFNLIFQELNGNGTFLIG
- a CDS encoding calcium-binding protein; amino-acid sequence: MANYDILDEKYYLSQYPWVKPALDAGIIKSGREHFEKFGQAAGLTKISRYFDEQTYLAQNPDIAPLVRSANNPNAPFATGLDHFIKFGYEEGRRRVSPDYDEAFYVANNRDLQPFIQNGTFKNGYQHFIKFGIRDGRFGTSFLEPEYLQKNPDIRPFVESGALKTGREHYFNFGKNEPNRSATFVGSSGNDILTGSGVGNAELIGVEVGLGTGNGFGSGRVYESDGSNEFDTLIGGSGRDTFALGEENITSRGTPLGSTQFYIGPGFATIRNFTKGQDTIQLAGAISLSESYLDIFSVFPINNGRDLAIQTKGFRNPRNGVPSISDSDTIAIIEGGGNLTLNQLPSSPAFTFLIG
- a CDS encoding ankyrin repeat domain-containing protein; the encoded protein is MKDLIDAVKMSDVVAVESAIEQGADINAKDDEGATALTAAAEAGNAEIVKKLLAAGAEANSQDNDGWTPLMSAAAAGHTEIVQLLLDAGADVNAKTTFGLTALMSAAGSGRTEVVQVLLDRGSDLKAKDNNTWTAFIWASSEHHQDVVEVLKLARDRH
- a CDS encoding lipid-A-disaccharide synthase produces the protein MTVDILILSNGPGELATWVRPAVQALRQQLANRGTEARISVVLSPCPHATGKEAEIASNYPEVDRVQAPEHFMQFLLSGKTAQNWDWYETGVVLFLGGDQFFTVAIGKRLKYRTVTYAEWDARWYRWIDKFAAMKPEVFAKVPQKYADKFTVVGDLIAEVGERKSDAKDGAPAGREIELIGLLPGSKAAKLALGVPLCLAIAQSIHRIRPQTRFVIPVAPTIDVQTLARFANPEQNPCLHLFANASAQLHLTESPFLQTASGLQIELWTETPAYDLLSECSLCLTTVGANTAELGSLAIPMIVLIPTQQLDAMKAWDGLPGLLANLPLVGSVFATAINWLILQLGRGKLYAWPNIWAGEEIVPELIGKLEADVVADLAIDYLSNPDKLARMGDRLRSVRGESGAAQKIAELVCEEIDFISQLSDL
- a CDS encoding YqaE/Pmp3 family membrane protein → MGSLIGILAAIFVPPLGVFLTVGIGADFWINLLLTCFFWFPGMIHAIWIIAKHDNG
- a CDS encoding fused MFS/spermidine synthase, with translation MSGSEVRADFWMSEYITPWDIYVHGVIGVLAYKKTAYQEMYVVQTGTYGKGLVLDGKWQSCTGDEFLYHEPLVHPAMIAHGSPKKVLVLGGGEGATIREVLRWKSVEKVVMVDIDGEVVEACREHLPEMHQNAFDDPRSEVVIGDALDYLDNTDSDWDIVISDLSDPIEEGPSFQLFTKEYFEKVRKILSPNGYFVVQAGPVSPAEMKMHARIVNTLKSVFPNVQSCTSFISTYGAPWGFAVASSQEINTRPEPEVTDKLLADKTTGGLRMLDGITLLGLMQVPGHLRRVIAEETEVYTMAAPPKFFGKGSVGQ
- a CDS encoding ABC transporter substrate-binding protein; translation: MLINHQMFDLKFWRKLSRNFKKSFTLGIAVVTLCTAMLASCTKVEPPLRVGANVWPGYETLYLARSLGYYDNTPIKLVDYPSGTEEVRAYRNAEIEAAGISIDQALVLAATNPDVKIVVVMDFSNRGDVILGKPEMENLQGLKARPVGVESTALGAFIITRALEQKGMSPKDIKIVSLGVSEHERAFKDGKVDAVVTFGYARTKLLAAGAKQLFDSSQIPGEIVDVVIVS
- a CDS encoding ATP-binding protein; the protein is MSTSIQKDNWVKIGIKDNGSGIDDAVKTKVFDPFFTTKPVGTGTGLGLSVSYQIVVDKHHGRLECISTVGEETEFAIEIPIANSRS